In Fodinibius saliphilus, a genomic segment contains:
- a CDS encoding PHP domain-containing protein, giving the protein MAKADLHIHTVASDGHMQPEDVVRNAKRHKLDIISITDHDTIRGYQKAKEKAQELDIELIPGAEITSDFNGRECHLLAYCFDPDHQEIKRLVARHYHSRLKRGKWILNELSKEGILIDIDEVKAEANGGNIGRPHIAAVLINKGYVASFKEAFIRYLSDESLGTIENEYYTHHEVIETVKKAGGAVIVAHPGNLYNKDELAELVEAGVDGIEYIHPSHSYKTQKWVEAFADEHNLLKTGGSDFHGGDKEYQKFFGVVTINAKYVHRLKRMTDQRKKISVQGL; this is encoded by the coding sequence GTGGCAAAAGCAGACTTACATATACATACAGTAGCATCTGACGGACATATGCAACCTGAAGATGTGGTTCGCAATGCCAAGCGCCACAAGCTTGATATTATTTCTATTACTGACCATGATACTATTCGTGGTTATCAAAAAGCTAAAGAAAAGGCCCAAGAGCTTGATATAGAACTGATACCTGGCGCAGAAATTACATCAGACTTCAATGGGCGTGAATGCCATTTACTTGCCTATTGCTTTGATCCGGACCACCAAGAAATAAAAAGATTAGTTGCCCGACACTATCATTCACGTTTAAAGCGTGGAAAGTGGATTTTAAACGAGTTATCCAAAGAGGGTATCCTTATTGATATTGATGAAGTAAAGGCTGAGGCTAACGGTGGAAATATTGGACGCCCCCATATAGCCGCTGTACTGATTAATAAAGGATATGTCGCCTCATTTAAAGAGGCATTCATTCGATATTTGAGTGATGAATCACTGGGTACTATTGAAAACGAATATTATACTCATCATGAAGTGATTGAGACGGTCAAAAAAGCAGGTGGGGCCGTTATCGTAGCACATCCTGGTAATTTGTACAATAAAGATGAGCTGGCAGAATTAGTTGAGGCAGGTGTAGATGGAATTGAGTATATCCATCCTAGTCACAGTTACAAGACCCAAAAATGGGTTGAGGCATTTGCTGATGAGCATAACTTGCTAAAAACCGGGGGTAGCGATTTTCATGGCGGAGATAAGGAGTATCAAAAGTTTTTTGGAGTAGTCACAATAAATGCTAAGTATGTGCATCGCCTTAAGCGAATGACAGATCAGCGCAAAAAGATATCAGTCCAAGGTTTATGA
- a CDS encoding NAD+ synthase yields MKIRLGQLNTTVGDLEGNFELIKKAMIDAENADVDLLVLPELVVPGYPPMDLVERSQFLESVYKANEGVIDLTKDRSAILFGTLTANAGDSGRKCFNSAILAEDGELVATVNKALLPTYDVYDELRYFEPSTNFECIEFNGRKLGITVCEDIWHNFELSYLSYDVNPVEELAEAGAEAILNVSASPYTRNKPEKRKKMLQQHAQEWGIPIFYANQVGGNTELVSDGDSMAIDGEGELVARCNLFRADYVDLQWEEDASALQAKSDSSSSVPKPIAQMFEGIKVGLQDYLKKTGISDKVVLGLSGGIDSALVATIAAEALGKDNVVGITMPSEFSSVGSISDSEELAGDLGITCHELPIGDIYDQFNESLSPYFDGTPFGVAEENLQPRIRGTLLMAYSNKFGHMLLNTGNKSELATGYCTLYGDMAGGLGVIADLYKTEVYEMAHWLNNEYFDEVIIPKSILEKPPSAELRPGQSDADSLPEYEILDAILKAYIEDQDSLEEIVSRGYDKGLVKQILILVDNMEYKRFQAAPVLKMSDKAFGTGRRVPIVQGWTKNR; encoded by the coding sequence ATGAAAATACGTTTAGGCCAACTTAATACAACTGTTGGTGATCTCGAAGGGAATTTCGAGCTCATCAAAAAGGCCATGATAGATGCAGAAAATGCGGATGTAGACTTGTTAGTACTTCCTGAACTGGTTGTTCCCGGATATCCTCCGATGGATCTTGTAGAACGTTCCCAGTTTTTGGAGTCCGTTTATAAAGCTAATGAAGGTGTTATTGATCTCACTAAAGATAGATCAGCAATACTATTTGGTACCCTAACAGCAAATGCTGGCGATAGCGGACGCAAATGTTTTAATAGCGCAATACTTGCTGAAGATGGTGAGCTTGTGGCAACCGTTAATAAAGCATTGCTCCCTACTTACGATGTTTATGATGAATTGCGATATTTTGAGCCCAGTACCAATTTTGAGTGCATCGAATTCAATGGTAGAAAGCTGGGAATAACAGTTTGCGAAGATATTTGGCATAATTTTGAGCTTTCGTATCTCAGCTATGATGTAAACCCTGTAGAAGAGTTGGCAGAAGCAGGAGCTGAAGCGATACTCAATGTTTCGGCCTCACCCTATACCCGGAATAAGCCTGAAAAGCGCAAAAAAATGCTGCAACAACATGCTCAAGAATGGGGCATTCCGATATTTTATGCTAACCAGGTAGGGGGCAATACAGAACTTGTTTCTGATGGTGATTCAATGGCTATTGATGGAGAAGGAGAACTTGTGGCACGTTGTAACCTGTTTAGAGCTGATTATGTAGATCTCCAGTGGGAAGAGGATGCGTCAGCCCTACAAGCAAAATCTGATAGTAGTTCGTCAGTGCCTAAGCCAATTGCACAGATGTTTGAAGGTATAAAGGTAGGGCTTCAGGACTATCTGAAGAAAACGGGTATTTCCGATAAGGTAGTACTAGGACTGAGCGGCGGAATTGATTCTGCATTGGTGGCGACAATAGCTGCTGAGGCATTGGGAAAAGATAATGTTGTAGGTATCACGATGCCATCAGAATTTTCGTCTGTGGGGAGTATAAGTGATTCTGAAGAACTGGCTGGTGATTTGGGCATTACTTGTCATGAGCTACCGATCGGGGATATCTATGACCAATTTAATGAGTCTTTGAGTCCCTATTTTGATGGGACTCCTTTTGGAGTAGCTGAAGAAAATTTACAACCTCGTATTCGTGGTACGTTATTGATGGCTTATTCTAATAAGTTTGGACATATGCTGTTAAATACCGGCAATAAATCGGAGTTAGCCACAGGTTATTGTACATTATATGGGGATATGGCCGGGGGATTGGGTGTTATTGCTGATCTCTATAAAACAGAAGTATATGAGATGGCTCATTGGCTGAATAATGAGTATTTTGATGAGGTGATTATCCCAAAGAGTATTTTGGAAAAACCGCCAAGTGCAGAGCTTCGTCCCGGTCAAAGCGATGCGGATAGTTTGCCGGAATATGAAATTCTGGATGCTATTTTAAAGGCTTATATTGAAGACCAAGACTCGCTTGAAGAGATTGTTAGTCGAGGTTATGATAAGGGGCTTGTTAAACAAATTCTTATCTTGGTCGATAATATGGAGTATAAACGCTTTCAGGCAGCACCGGTTTTAAAAATGAGCGATAAAGCTTTTGGCACCGGAAGAAGGGTGCCTATAGTACAAGGCTGGACCAAAAATCGATAG
- the bamA gene encoding outer membrane protein assembly factor BamA, whose translation MKKILFALLVLGFLVEPAVAQDTTSDSTKSINIENPMNVTPQQLEVLGVEVEGLTTSREEFVIGTSGLQKGTQITVPGEDISNAITSLYRTGLFSNIEIVELEREPGGIYLKIIVQEQPRLAEYEIYGVKKSERKDLREKITLLKGYAVTESSLEQAKNTIRRYYKGEGHWNISVDVKKTRTDTVRNRVTVAFNIDAGERLEIKDISFEGNEKFSDRKLRKALGSIKEDRWWKFFSKKLFKEDEFKTAKDNLRAFYGEHGFLDFRVISDSVYTFPYTQRRLFVLKTPARGIKVKLKVEEGPQYKVRNISWEGNTVYTDEQLTQTLGFEKGEVFNQKKFQKRLEINQKGPDVTSLYQDIGYLFFRVQENIEVVAEDSVDLHMNIYEDEIAYVEKVSFTGNTKTHDDIIRRTLRTVPGDKYSRQNIIRSIRELGQLGYFRQQSIEPNLSPDRENNTVDISYSLDESQSTDNFEFSGGFGGQGIGLILSAKLNFNNFSMQRALNGEGWNPIPSGDGQKLSLGVQVTGQGYQSYSVGFQEPWLAGHPLSLGVNMSYDRIRYRGSNQQNEMFSSSVSLGRRLKWPDDYFTHQTVLSYQLYDVANASFLAEGTSSIMSIKQILERNSTDNKISPTKGSKLRLSGELAPPLPGFSQYYKLKSSYQNHTTLVGKLVLTNTVEYGYLGYLGQGQRSDFQRFKLGGTQLQQRQSFLDDNIDLRGFPGGRSGSITPYVNGEAVGGRLYSKYSLELRYPAVTEQQAQVYPYAFFDAGNTHLDFDEFKPFELKRAAGFGTRIFLPILGLVDLSYGYRLDGIQVPGNPVEAGQWQFLFNIGAPF comes from the coding sequence GTGAAAAAAATACTTTTTGCACTACTTGTTTTAGGCTTTTTAGTTGAACCTGCCGTAGCACAGGATACTACTTCTGATTCTACAAAGTCTATTAATATTGAAAATCCCATGAATGTCACCCCTCAACAGCTCGAGGTCTTGGGCGTTGAGGTTGAAGGGCTTACAACCTCTCGAGAAGAGTTTGTGATTGGAACTAGTGGGCTACAGAAGGGTACCCAAATTACGGTTCCTGGTGAAGACATTAGCAATGCCATTACAAGTCTTTACCGCACCGGACTTTTTTCTAATATTGAGATTGTAGAGTTGGAAAGGGAGCCTGGAGGTATTTATCTGAAGATTATTGTGCAAGAACAACCTCGCCTTGCTGAATATGAGATTTATGGGGTAAAAAAATCTGAGAGAAAAGATCTGCGAGAAAAAATTACGCTTTTGAAAGGCTATGCAGTAACAGAATCTTCTCTTGAACAGGCAAAAAATACAATTCGCAGGTATTACAAGGGGGAAGGGCACTGGAATATCAGCGTTGATGTCAAAAAAACAAGAACGGATACTGTCAGAAACAGAGTTACCGTTGCATTTAATATTGACGCCGGAGAGCGTTTGGAAATCAAAGATATATCCTTTGAGGGGAACGAAAAGTTTAGTGACAGAAAGCTGCGAAAGGCATTAGGTTCTATTAAAGAAGATAGATGGTGGAAGTTTTTTTCTAAAAAACTGTTCAAAGAAGATGAATTTAAGACGGCAAAAGATAATTTAAGAGCGTTTTATGGAGAGCACGGCTTTCTTGATTTCCGAGTCATTTCTGATTCCGTCTATACATTTCCATACACCCAACGACGACTGTTTGTTTTAAAGACACCGGCAAGGGGAATTAAAGTAAAGCTCAAGGTCGAAGAAGGGCCCCAGTATAAAGTTCGTAATATTAGTTGGGAAGGGAATACCGTTTATACTGATGAGCAGTTAACACAAACCTTAGGATTTGAAAAAGGAGAAGTATTTAATCAGAAAAAGTTTCAGAAACGGTTAGAGATTAATCAGAAAGGCCCGGATGTTACAAGTCTTTATCAAGATATTGGGTATCTGTTTTTTCGGGTTCAAGAGAATATTGAAGTCGTTGCCGAAGATTCTGTTGATCTACATATGAATATTTATGAAGATGAAATTGCTTATGTAGAAAAGGTTTCATTTACAGGTAATACGAAGACTCATGATGATATAATACGCCGGACACTCCGTACCGTTCCTGGCGACAAGTATAGTAGACAAAATATTATACGATCCATTCGTGAGTTAGGTCAACTTGGTTATTTTCGCCAACAGTCTATTGAACCGAACTTGTCTCCCGATAGAGAAAATAATACTGTAGACATCTCATATAGCTTAGATGAATCTCAAAGTACTGATAATTTTGAGTTTTCTGGTGGTTTTGGCGGGCAGGGGATTGGTTTAATTCTTTCTGCAAAACTGAATTTTAATAACTTTTCGATGCAGCGGGCTCTAAATGGTGAAGGATGGAATCCTATTCCTTCGGGCGACGGTCAGAAGCTGTCGTTGGGTGTGCAGGTAACTGGCCAGGGATATCAGAGTTATAGCGTTGGTTTTCAAGAACCTTGGCTTGCCGGTCATCCTTTGTCGCTGGGAGTTAATATGAGCTATGATCGTATTCGGTATCGCGGAAGTAATCAGCAAAATGAGATGTTTTCCAGCAGTGTCTCATTAGGAAGACGTTTGAAATGGCCGGATGATTATTTTACGCATCAAACAGTGTTGTCATATCAGCTCTATGATGTTGCAAATGCCTCATTTTTAGCAGAAGGTACATCCAGCATAATGAGTATTAAGCAGATATTGGAACGCAATTCTACAGATAATAAAATATCTCCGACAAAAGGGTCTAAATTGCGTTTATCAGGAGAACTTGCGCCCCCATTACCTGGTTTTTCTCAGTATTATAAGTTGAAATCAAGTTATCAGAATCACACAACATTGGTAGGGAAACTGGTGTTAACAAACACTGTTGAGTATGGTTATTTAGGTTACTTGGGGCAAGGACAACGAAGTGATTTCCAACGGTTCAAGTTAGGAGGAACACAGTTACAGCAGCGCCAAAGTTTCCTTGACGATAACATTGATTTGCGAGGTTTCCCTGGCGGACGGTCCGGTTCTATTACTCCGTACGTAAATGGTGAAGCAGTGGGAGGTCGCTTATATAGCAAATATTCTTTAGAGCTTAGATACCCTGCAGTTACAGAACAACAGGCTCAAGTTTATCCATATGCCTTTTTTGACGCCGGGAATACCCATTTGGATTTTGATGAGTTCAAACCGTTTGAATTAAAACGGGCAGCAGGTTTTGGAACCAGGATCTTCCTCCCCATACTTGGATTAGTTGATCTAAGTTATGGATACAGGTTAGACGGTATCCAAGTACCGGGTAATCCTGTTGAGGCTGGTCAGTGGCAGTTCCTCTTTAATATAGGTGCTCCATTCTAA
- a CDS encoding LysM peptidoglycan-binding domain-containing protein, which translates to MQKKLHLFLILFFVVGVSSGIAQQEDTTTIQIKEVEIPAKLLPYDNPMVSEDEAFSASGEPAKQKLDNFEKDVMRRISDIYRTHVNAVEAQVQDDPLSAEKHIKDALNSLQELLDTYPEVQSNPRFSELYRSVMTEYREFYGIKDTFKEEEGEIFAIQEELFSDNDEWVKEEYVLPKNITTPKTEVPLVQNRQVNRHLMYFTLKRPEVMESWLQRKEKYFPMMRQVFEEEGLPTELIHLAMVESGLNPRARSWAAAVGMWQFIRATGSMYGLEVNWWIDERRDPEKATRAAARHLKDLYNIWGDWHLAMANYNISPRGLKRAIRAAGKEDYWAAYPYLPRETQGYIPGFIAATMINMNPTEFGFKEEYKNEEYNYKVYEVAPLMPLDALADAAGISTDKLKEYNPELLRWATPPGNNYPLKLPVGTKQRFASNYEDIPKNKRSQNVAMHTVNSGETLGYIAQKYGTSVRALYESNERLSSTIYPGQKIVVPLAPGSNEQLAVNRPTNQPRGKTSTKSKQRSKSKAPANSATLSYEVKSGDTVGHIAEWYDVRAWQIRSWNGTSNVIRAGEDITVYVPKSKKAYYSQVNTMSFSKKQQIEREQRSGKDVTEAYLASASDSGETIQYTVRSNDTLIEIANSFGVSVNQIKRLNNLNNSRIYVGQKLNIKPE; encoded by the coding sequence ATGCAGAAGAAGCTACATTTATTTTTAATTTTATTTTTTGTTGTCGGTGTTTCTTCGGGGATTGCACAACAAGAAGATACTACGACTATTCAAATTAAAGAGGTTGAAATTCCAGCAAAGCTGTTGCCTTATGATAACCCTATGGTGTCGGAAGATGAAGCGTTTTCTGCCTCTGGTGAGCCAGCAAAACAGAAACTGGACAACTTTGAAAAAGATGTAATGCGTCGCATTTCTGATATATATCGCACACATGTAAATGCTGTAGAGGCACAAGTTCAGGATGATCCCCTAAGTGCAGAAAAGCATATTAAAGATGCTCTTAACTCTTTGCAGGAACTGCTGGATACCTATCCCGAGGTTCAGTCGAATCCTCGTTTTAGTGAGCTGTACCGATCAGTAATGACTGAATACCGCGAATTTTATGGAATTAAAGATACCTTTAAAGAGGAAGAGGGGGAGATTTTTGCGATTCAAGAAGAATTATTTTCGGATAATGATGAGTGGGTAAAAGAAGAGTATGTGCTACCCAAAAATATTACTACTCCTAAAACAGAAGTACCCCTTGTGCAAAATAGGCAGGTAAATCGTCACCTGATGTATTTTACCCTTAAACGACCGGAGGTTATGGAATCGTGGTTGCAGCGGAAAGAGAAGTATTTTCCAATGATGCGTCAAGTTTTTGAAGAAGAAGGCTTGCCTACCGAACTTATTCACCTTGCTATGGTAGAAAGCGGTTTGAATCCACGTGCAAGAAGTTGGGCAGCGGCAGTGGGAATGTGGCAATTTATCCGTGCTACCGGTTCTATGTATGGTTTAGAAGTGAACTGGTGGATTGATGAACGACGTGATCCAGAAAAAGCAACCCGTGCTGCAGCCCGGCACCTGAAAGACCTGTATAATATTTGGGGCGATTGGCATTTGGCTATGGCTAATTATAATATTAGTCCACGGGGGTTAAAGCGAGCAATTCGTGCTGCAGGAAAAGAAGACTATTGGGCCGCCTACCCTTATCTTCCCCGAGAGACACAGGGATATATTCCGGGTTTTATTGCAGCTACTATGATCAATATGAACCCTACAGAGTTTGGATTCAAAGAAGAGTACAAGAATGAGGAGTATAATTACAAGGTTTACGAAGTAGCTCCACTAATGCCGTTAGATGCGTTAGCTGATGCCGCTGGAATCAGTACGGATAAGCTGAAGGAGTATAATCCAGAATTATTGAGGTGGGCAACACCTCCCGGAAATAACTATCCTCTGAAACTACCGGTAGGAACTAAACAACGATTCGCATCCAACTATGAGGATATACCTAAAAATAAGCGTAGCCAAAACGTAGCTATGCACACCGTAAATAGCGGAGAAACGTTGGGATATATTGCCCAAAAATATGGAACTTCGGTTAGAGCACTTTACGAGAGTAATGAACGTTTATCCAGTACTATCTATCCTGGTCAGAAAATTGTTGTTCCTCTTGCTCCAGGAAGTAATGAACAACTTGCCGTAAATCGACCGACCAATCAGCCACGAGGTAAAACCTCTACCAAAAGTAAACAACGTTCAAAATCAAAAGCGCCGGCTAATTCTGCTACTCTTAGCTACGAAGTTAAAAGCGGCGATACCGTAGGACATATTGCAGAGTGGTATGATGTTAGGGCATGGCAAATTCGCTCATGGAATGGTACTTCAAATGTTATCAGGGCTGGAGAAGACATCACAGTATATGTTCCGAAATCGAAAAAAGCGTATTATAGTCAGGTAAATACGATGTCGTTTAGTAAAAAGCAGCAGATTGAACGAGAACAGCGATCGGGTAAAGACGTAACGGAAGCTTACTTAGCTTCGGCATCTGATTCTGGAGAAACGATACAGTACACCGTTCGAAGTAATGATACTCTTATTGAGATCGCAAATTCTTTTGGGGTGTCTGTAAACCAAATAAAACGTCTTAATAATTTGAATAACTCCAGAATTTATGTGGGACAAAAGTTGAATATAAAGCCTGAATAG
- a CDS encoding S41 family peptidase → MRKWEKIIAGSVLAITSLVLVGVVRNPDIYFLIKKNFTIFSEVYREVSLHYVDEVDPEKLMRKGINAMLKSLDPYTILIDEADNQNMEIMTRGSYGGVGMDVGYRGDKIVVIAPMEGYSAHNKGIRTGDVITAVDGIPVNSLSPEEVRNLTTGEPGTAVTMTIDRYGIDHPLKFELTRQRIEIKSVSYFGFVGAKKRVGYVLLNRFSQNAANEVQDAVEQLKAEKELQGLVLDLRNNPGGLLDQAVQLVDKFVPQGKTVVETRGRLSQHNNSFKSKETPLLPNLPVVVLQNGGSASASEIVAGAMQDLDRAVIMGEQSFGKGLVQVVRPLSYNTSLKLTTSRYYIPSGRSIQSVTYTHDENNSAVSKPDSIRKKFKTKNGRTVYDGDGIAPDIQISEESPTLLQTSLMQQNMFFEFANKYAANHDSLKDQMGSDELLLEFKSFVDQQGFEYETPSENHLAKIDSSLNKTQMKNEHVAALQKQIELRKKEAFTQQRNAINKLLYQELVARYKGKKGQHLASLPYDRVVNKAVEVLLDSSHYNKILSVSN, encoded by the coding sequence ATGAGGAAATGGGAAAAAATTATAGCCGGAAGTGTGCTGGCGATTACTTCACTGGTATTGGTGGGAGTCGTACGTAATCCGGATATCTATTTCCTCATCAAAAAAAACTTTACCATTTTTAGCGAGGTTTATCGTGAGGTTTCATTGCACTATGTGGATGAAGTTGATCCTGAGAAGCTGATGCGCAAAGGCATCAATGCAATGCTTAAATCTTTGGATCCATATACCATATTGATTGATGAAGCTGATAATCAAAATATGGAAATAATGACCCGGGGTAGTTATGGTGGAGTTGGAATGGATGTGGGCTACAGGGGAGATAAAATAGTAGTTATTGCTCCGATGGAAGGGTATTCAGCTCATAATAAAGGAATACGAACAGGAGACGTAATTACGGCTGTTGATGGTATTCCGGTTAATAGTTTAAGTCCGGAGGAGGTACGTAACTTGACAACCGGTGAGCCGGGAACTGCGGTTACAATGACTATTGATCGGTATGGAATTGATCACCCGTTAAAGTTTGAGCTGACACGCCAACGCATTGAAATTAAAAGTGTATCTTATTTTGGTTTTGTAGGTGCAAAAAAAAGAGTTGGCTATGTCTTACTAAATCGATTTTCTCAAAATGCAGCTAATGAAGTGCAAGATGCTGTTGAACAATTAAAGGCTGAAAAAGAACTTCAGGGTTTAGTTTTGGACCTAAGAAATAATCCGGGAGGATTGTTGGATCAGGCTGTACAGTTGGTAGATAAATTTGTGCCACAAGGTAAAACAGTGGTCGAAACACGAGGACGATTAAGCCAGCATAATAATAGTTTTAAATCGAAGGAAACTCCATTGCTTCCCAATTTGCCGGTTGTGGTACTGCAAAATGGAGGGAGTGCGAGTGCCTCTGAAATTGTGGCTGGAGCTATGCAGGATCTGGATCGGGCCGTTATTATGGGGGAGCAAAGCTTTGGAAAAGGGTTGGTACAGGTTGTACGCCCGTTATCGTATAATACTTCTTTAAAGTTGACAACTTCTCGATATTATATTCCAAGTGGTAGAAGTATTCAATCAGTTACCTATACCCATGATGAAAATAATAGTGCAGTAAGTAAGCCAGATTCTATTCGGAAAAAATTTAAAACAAAGAATGGACGTACTGTATATGATGGGGATGGGATTGCACCAGATATCCAGATTTCTGAAGAAAGCCCAACATTGTTACAGACTTCATTGATGCAGCAGAATATGTTTTTTGAGTTTGCCAATAAGTATGCAGCGAATCATGACTCTTTGAAAGACCAGATGGGATCTGATGAATTGCTTTTGGAATTTAAGAGTTTCGTAGATCAGCAAGGTTTTGAATACGAAACACCTTCAGAAAACCATTTAGCAAAGATTGATTCTTCGCTAAACAAAACTCAAATGAAAAATGAGCATGTCGCTGCATTACAGAAACAAATTGAATTGCGTAAAAAAGAGGCATTTACTCAGCAGCGTAATGCAATCAATAAACTGCTTTATCAAGAACTTGTTGCTCGATACAAAGGTAAAAAGGGACAGCATTTAGCTTCATTGCCCTATGATAGAGTTGTAAATAAAGCGGTAGAAGTGTTGTTGGATTCGAGTCATTATAACAAAATCTTATCTGTTTCTAATTAG
- the ribH gene encoding 6,7-dimethyl-8-ribityllumazine synthase, giving the protein MSYQELVGNTDDTDVKVGIVVAKWNSFITDELLQGALHAFNSKGVNENDIIVARCPGAYEIPFTTRKLLEKVDGVVTLGAVIQGDTPHFDYVCDAVNRGVTDLNMMGNKPVVFGVLTTDTVEQAQERCGLHGDKGNKGSEAALALLEMISLGKSLNQL; this is encoded by the coding sequence ATGAGTTACCAAGAACTAGTTGGGAATACAGACGATACCGATGTAAAAGTAGGTATTGTTGTAGCGAAATGGAATTCATTTATAACTGATGAGCTGTTGCAAGGAGCACTTCATGCTTTCAACAGTAAGGGGGTTAATGAAAACGATATTATCGTTGCACGCTGTCCCGGTGCTTATGAAATTCCATTTACAACGCGAAAACTATTGGAAAAGGTCGACGGTGTGGTTACCTTGGGCGCTGTTATACAAGGCGATACCCCGCATTTTGACTATGTTTGCGATGCGGTAAACCGGGGTGTGACCGATTTAAATATGATGGGTAATAAGCCGGTGGTCTTTGGCGTTCTTACAACGGATACTGTGGAACAAGCCCAAGAACGATGTGGGCTTCATGGTGATAAGGGAAACAAAGGTAGTGAAGCAGCGTTAGCCCTATTGGAAATGATATCTCTTGGTAAGTCTCTCAATCAATTATAA
- a CDS encoding isoprenyl transferase, which translates to MEPISLTNNEQNSRDKELQAALSEQGEVPQHIAIIMDGNGRWAKSRGNIRSYGHKAGVDSVRDITEACAQIGVKYLTLYAFSTENWGRPKIEVNALMRLLASSLRKEAENLKENNIKLETIGQIGRFPKKCQRELQEAIDLTKDNDRLHLCLALSYSGRWDITEAVKKMAHRVKDGDIDPADIDDEMIGAHLSTADIPDPELIIRTSGEYRISNFLLWQLAYSELYITETFWPDFRRDELYKAIQSFQERDRRFGKLSDDTQKKSMNRYVQELTS; encoded by the coding sequence TTGGAACCAATTTCACTGACAAATAACGAACAGAATAGTCGCGACAAAGAGTTGCAGGCTGCCCTTAGCGAACAGGGGGAGGTCCCTCAACATATTGCTATTATTATGGATGGTAATGGGCGCTGGGCTAAGAGTCGTGGAAATATTCGTTCATATGGTCATAAAGCTGGTGTCGACTCTGTCCGAGATATAACCGAAGCGTGTGCACAAATCGGCGTCAAATATTTAACATTGTATGCATTTTCGACTGAAAATTGGGGACGTCCTAAAATTGAGGTAAATGCGCTGATGCGCTTATTGGCCAGTTCATTGCGCAAAGAAGCTGAAAACCTGAAAGAAAACAATATCAAACTGGAAACAATTGGTCAGATTGGTCGCTTTCCTAAAAAGTGTCAGCGTGAATTGCAGGAAGCGATTGATTTAACAAAAGATAATGATCGGCTTCATTTATGTTTGGCACTTAGCTATTCGGGACGATGGGATATTACAGAAGCAGTAAAAAAGATGGCTCATCGTGTTAAAGATGGTGATATAGACCCTGCTGATATTGATGATGAGATGATAGGGGCCCACTTATCAACAGCTGATATTCCCGATCCGGAATTGATCATTCGTACCAGTGGTGAATATCGCATTAGTAACTTTTTACTTTGGCAGTTGGCTTATTCGGAATTATATATAACGGAAACGTTCTGGCCGGACTTTCGTCGCGATGAACTATATAAGGCTATCCAATCTTTTCAAGAACGTGATCGTAGATTTGGTAAACTTTCTGATGATACACAAAAAAAATCCATGAATCGATACGTTCAAGAGCTGACATCTTAA